The following is a genomic window from Saprospiraceae bacterium.
TTTGCCAAGGAAGGCAATTCCAGGATATTGGTAGCATCCTGATATCTGTTGGTCACGATGTTGTATCCAAAGTCTGCTCCAAAATATTTGTGTGAATACTCAGCGACAAAGTTGAACATAAATTCAGGAACACCAGGTAGTTTTTTATCCTTAAGATCAAGAGATTTTACTGTTGCACTTTCTTGAATGATTTTGTTGCCAAATAGATCTTTTGCAGGATCGGCCGTGGTAGATATTTTGAAATCTGTGAATCTGGCATTTTGATAAGTGAGAGAAGTATTCAGACTAAGGCCTTTGACCATAGATGGTTTGTATGATAAACTAATTTCAGAACCCATGATTCTGTTACTTCCCAATGGTTTTGAAACAAGAATACCGTTTTCAAAAATAGCAGCAAGCCGATTGTTGATCTGAGTGTGAAACAATGCAAAATCAAGGCTTAAATCACCAAAAGTATTTCTGTATCCTATTTCTGTGTTGTATATGATTTCGTTCTTATTGATTCCGTTTGGTGCTCTCAATAATGTTCTATTAGTAGCACTCGTCCACTCGAGAGATGTGAAAGCTGTATAATCCGGCATACGAAAAGCTCTGTTGAAGTTACCATAGATGGCAGAGCTTTCAGTCAACTGGTAATTGGCTCCGATAGTGCCTGACCAGTCAGAAAACTTTTCAACTCTGGTGAGTGCACTGTCCGCCGGAAATTTGGTTTCGGTCATATCTATGTTCAGGTCATCATATCTGAATCCAAGTAATACATTTAATTTATCTCCTATTTTAATTTCATCTCCCGCATAAAATGCCATTACTCTCTCTGTATAGTCACCTCTGCGGGTGATACCTCCATTTTGAATGGCGAAGTTTCCGTCAGTTCCCAATGCAACAGGTACACCGGTAAAGGCACCTTGTAATCGCAAACTGTCAGGTTTAGTATTGCTACCGTGTGCAAGGCTGTATGTAGTAGGAAGTAAATTTATGCTTGAGTAATAAGCCCCTGCTGAAAATTTATGCGTCATACTTCCTCCTTCGATGGTTTTTGAAATTTTAAAATCATTGATGATTTCCTTGTCAGCATTGTCACCGTCCAAAAGCAATCTGGATACATTGTTGGCATTATAGTATGCAGGAAGTGCAAATCCGTATTTTGTACCTGTCTCCATATCCTGATATCTGATGTGGTTTTCGACTTCAAAACCCGAACCGATATCATATCTGATACGTGCACCTGCGTGAAATCCTTTTGCATAAGATCCTCCATCCAAGGCTGTCCCAAAATTTCTAATTATTTCGTTTCCTTTGTCATCTTTGAGAGATACTTGTGTAGCAGGATTTTTAGCATTTCTTACCATGATTCTGTAGTTAATCTTACTGGCATTTGGAAAATTGTAAGTATCTGTATTTTTCCATCCGGGTGCCAGTTTAAGTGTATTGGCATCTACAGCGACATCTGCGAGGTTCTGGAAATTGAAATCTGCATACTGTCCGTAAACCCTAAGACTACCTTTATTGGAGGGAAACAGAAAATCTACATTTCCCCTGAGTTGGAAACCATCATCATTGTAGCCGGTATTTCTGAAACCAGTATCATTCAACTTCCATCCTCCGATATTGAAACGAATGTTTTCTGAGATAGGTCCATTTAAGTTGAAGTCAGCTCTGTAGTTGAATCCTCCTTTATCTAAAATATCATTATAGTTAGTAAGTCTCACAGACCCTCCGAGCTTACTGCCACCGGTTTTTGTGATCATGTTTATAACACCTGCAGCAGCCCCTCTTCCAAATAATGTCGCCGC
Proteins encoded in this region:
- a CDS encoding TonB-dependent receptor, which produces MKSLRQMIKIKRNLSLFLVLFSVGFSYAQKAVTGRITLPDNSPAIGASVTEKGINNATITDVEGEFSLNVSSDDAVLVVSYIGFKNIEVKLDGQSRINTQFSDEGTLLEDVVVTASRSAMRKLVAPATVETVNAKKLETLKPESYNEALQNVPGVFVNPNQGRRNNIRLRGFPDGTPLGGMAYTAVLLDGIPTLATPGKLPENGFGFDNNIERVELVKGSAATLFGRGAAAGVINMITKTGGSKLGGSVRLTNYNDILDKGGFNYRADFNLNGPISENIRFNIGGWKLNDTGFRNTGYNDDGFQLRGNVDFLFPSNKGSLRVYGQYADFNFQNLADVAVDANTLKLAPGWKNTDTYNFPNASKINYRIMVRNAKNPATQVSLKDDKGNEIIRNFGTALDGGSYAKGFHAGARIRYDIGSGFEVENHIRYQDMETGTKYGFALPAYYNANNVSRLLLDGDNADKEIINDFKISKTIEGGSMTHKFSAGAYYSSINLLPTTYSLAHGSNTKPDSLRLQGAFTGVPVALGTDGNFAIQNGGITRRGDYTERVMAFYAGDEIKIGDKLNVLLGFRYDDLNIDMTETKFPADSALTRVEKFSDWSGTIGANYQLTESSAIYGNFNRAFRMPDYTAFTSLEWTSATNRTLLRAPNGINKNEIIYNTEIGYRNTFGDLSLDFALFHTQINNRLAAIFENGILVSKPLGSNRIMGSEISLSYKPSMVKGLSLNTSLTYQNARFTDFKISTTADPAKDLFGNKIIQESATVKSLDLKDKKLPGVPEFMFNFVAEYSHKYFGADFGYNIVTNRYQDATNILELPSLANINAGIYGNIKISSNTLKVGVLARNLTNAEALVNIAGASDNDTFLLRKQGVAAQQGVYAHGYMQLPRRILFYASYTF